In Kangiella koreensis DSM 16069, the DNA window TAGGACAAACACCATGAAGAAAATTCTAATATCAATATCACTATTACTATCATCATTTGGAGCATTTGCTAATGGTGGGGTTTATATTTATGACTATTACCTTAGCGGTACCAAATGGACCACTGCGAAAGGCTCAATAACAGATATAGCTCAGAGAAAACAAGGCGCTTACCTTACATGTAAAAGTAATTTATATGATGGTGGTATATCTTGTTATGCCAGAGACTCTTATGGAAAAAGAATCTCCTGCTATGCTGCTCTAGATTACGCGAAAGTATCACGTATATTAGGGACTATTAACGCGGCTAGCTCTGTCAGTTTCGATGTAAGCCCAGGTGGTGCCTGTTATAACATCACGGTAACCAATGGTTCATCCTATCTAAACGGTTTTTTCCGTTAATACATCTAACTTAAACTTTTGACTCTCTAAACTCGGCCTTGTTTGTTTGATCAACGATAGGGCCGCGTTTTCCTCTACGTTTTGAAAAACTCCATAGTTTACTATTTATCCAAGGTGATGCAGATGACTAAAAAATTCTTGATACTTCTTTATGCAATAGGAGGTTACCTTGCTGGCATAGCAAGTCTTTTATATTTAATGGGATTTATTATTAATATCGGCGTTCCCAAGGGTAGTGATGATGGAGAATCCTTTTCATTATTGTGGTCGATTGTAATCAATGCCACCCTTATTACTTTATTTGGTTTACATCATTCTCTGACTGCCCGGGCCTCGTTTAAAAAATGGATTAGTACCTATATTCCAGTTCCAGCACAAAGAGCAACCTATCTTTACCTTACAGGCCTGATGACTGCTGTATTGGTTTTCTTCTGGCAGCCAATAGACTTCACCATTTGGCAAGTTGAGAATCCAGTCATTACAAAGACTATTCTCTCTTTATATCTTTTATTTTGGGTAATCATGGTACTCAGCTCCTTTCCTATTGGTCATTTCCACTTGTTAGGTTTGGCGCAGGCCTGGGACAATTTTCTTAATAAGCGCAATGCCGAGCCACCCTTTTCACGGAAATTCCTATATGGGCTTGTCAGACATCCTATATCAAGCTGCTGGATCTTAATTGCCTGGTGCACTCCAGTGATGACTCTTGGACACCTTATTTTCTCTTTAGGTGTTACAGCCTACATTCTTTTAGCAACACCACATGAAGAGAATGATCTGGTTAAAGCTATCGGTCCCCAGTATGTAAAATATCAGAAAGAAGTGCCACCTTTTCTACCCTCATTATCGCGTTCCGCCAAAACAAATCATCAGGATAAAAGATAATGAAAGGTTTATCTCTTACACTTATTTTTGGCATAAGTAGTTCTGTAATTAACGTTAACAATTATGCGAAAGAATTATCACTGGAAGTATCTTTTAGCTCTGAAGATGCAATCAATAAAGTCATCGATTTAGAGGTATCAGGTGTACGTCGTCAGTATCAGCTGTATACCCCAGAAGGACTGAGCTCTCCCAAAGCACTAGTGTTTGACTTTCATGGTTCAGGAAGCAACCCACAGCAACAATTGGCTATCAGCAACTCACAACAGATCGCCAATCATTTGCAAGCCGTGCTGGTTGCTCCCAAGGCCGTACGCCCTTTTGCTAGAGGCGGATTTACCTGGAACACCCCTTATCACAAAAACTTTGCTGATGACGTCATAATGAGCCAGACCATCATTGAACAAATACGTCTTAGATTTAAATTATCAGAACTTCCGGTGGTGGTCACTGGATTCTCAGGAGGGGCCAGAATGGCATCACTGCTTGCCTGCAAGCTTCCTGACAAAATAACAGCCGTAGCCTTGGTGGCAGGAATGCGTCAACCCGAACTGGACGGTGAGAGTTGTCCAGATACCGGTGCAACACACATCCTGTCTATTCACAGTATTAAGGACACTATTAATCCTTACAGATTTTACGACGGAGCAGCTACCTCCTCTTATTGGAATTATGGGGTGGAAGAATCACTCAAAGCCTGGGCCGGTCGTTATCAGTGTGAAACAACACCCAACCATATAGAATTGAATGACACTGTTGACGTGTTTAGCTACCAGCAGTGCCTTAATAATAAACGCATAATCTCATATCGATTAGCAGAAGGCGGCCATACCTGGCCTGGTAGTTCCTTTGAATTTCCTGATTATCTTGGTTCAGTTAATAAGTCCATTGATGCGAGCAAAATAATCAGTAAATTTTTTGTTGAGTCCTTGTCTGACAAATAGATCTCAGTTAACGGTCTAGCTCTATTTTTT includes these proteins:
- a CDS encoding methyltransferase family protein produces the protein MTKKFLILLYAIGGYLAGIASLLYLMGFIINIGVPKGSDDGESFSLLWSIVINATLITLFGLHHSLTARASFKKWISTYIPVPAQRATYLYLTGLMTAVLVFFWQPIDFTIWQVENPVITKTILSLYLLFWVIMVLSSFPIGHFHLLGLAQAWDNFLNKRNAEPPFSRKFLYGLVRHPISSCWILIAWCTPVMTLGHLIFSLGVTAYILLATPHEENDLVKAIGPQYVKYQKEVPPFLPSLSRSAKTNHQDKR
- a CDS encoding alpha/beta hydrolase family esterase, whose amino-acid sequence is MKGLSLTLIFGISSSVINVNNYAKELSLEVSFSSEDAINKVIDLEVSGVRRQYQLYTPEGLSSPKALVFDFHGSGSNPQQQLAISNSQQIANHLQAVLVAPKAVRPFARGGFTWNTPYHKNFADDVIMSQTIIEQIRLRFKLSELPVVVTGFSGGARMASLLACKLPDKITAVALVAGMRQPELDGESCPDTGATHILSIHSIKDTINPYRFYDGAATSSYWNYGVEESLKAWAGRYQCETTPNHIELNDTVDVFSYQQCLNNKRIISYRLAEGGHTWPGSSFEFPDYLGSVNKSIDASKIISKFFVESLSDK